Proteins from a single region of Dysosmobacter acutus:
- a CDS encoding cupin domain-containing protein, with amino-acid sequence MTELEKAGIFGLGQPNDGFAQFFIGQSYLNPVVTQGIGIFNVTFEPGCRNNWHIHHAKSGGGQILLCTSGRGWYQAEGEEPVSLTPGKAVYIPPEVTHWHGAARDSWFAHLAIEVPGKEGSNEWLEPVDESQYNILP; translated from the coding sequence ATGACTGAGCTGGAAAAGGCAGGAATCTTTGGCCTGGGGCAGCCCAATGACGGCTTTGCCCAGTTTTTCATCGGCCAGAGCTACCTGAATCCCGTGGTCACCCAAGGAATCGGCATCTTCAACGTCACCTTCGAACCGGGGTGCCGCAACAACTGGCACATCCACCACGCCAAGAGCGGCGGCGGGCAGATCCTTCTCTGCACCTCCGGCCGGGGCTGGTATCAGGCGGAGGGGGAAGAACCGGTTTCCCTGACCCCCGGCAAGGCGGTCTATATTCCCCCGGAGGTGACGCACTGGCACGGCGCCGCCAGAGACAGTTGGTTCGCCCACCTGGCCATTGAGGTTCCCGGCAAGGAGGGCAGCAACGAGTGGCTGGAGCCGGTGGACGAGTCTCAATACAATATACTTCCCTAA
- a CDS encoding helix-turn-helix transcriptional regulator gives MKESVYKSYEELPLFLNVAMVAKVLGVSPSSGYELMHEPGFPVLRVGSRMVVPKEQFIQWVTEHAGGNT, from the coding sequence ATGAAAGAGTCTGTCTACAAAAGCTATGAGGAGCTACCGCTGTTTCTGAATGTGGCGATGGTGGCAAAGGTGCTGGGTGTATCTCCATCATCGGGATACGAGCTCATGCACGAACCAGGGTTCCCAGTGCTGAGAGTCGGCAGTCGGATGGTGGTGCCAAAGGAACAGTTCATCCAGTGGGTGACTGAGCACGCGGGAGGCAACACATGA
- a CDS encoding carboxymuconolactone decarboxylase family protein: protein MMVKQTAGRNELGQFAPEFARLNDDVLFGEVWNRESQLSARDRCIVTVTALMSKGLLDSSLQYHIANAKKEGVTAQEMAEILTHAAFYAGWPNAWAAFRMAKEVYEHD from the coding sequence ATGATGGTCAAGCAGACAGCGGGCCGGAATGAACTGGGGCAGTTTGCCCCGGAATTCGCCCGGCTGAACGACGATGTCCTCTTTGGTGAGGTGTGGAACCGGGAGTCACAGCTCTCAGCGCGGGACCGCTGCATCGTCACCGTTACCGCCCTGATGAGCAAGGGCCTTCTGGACAGTTCGCTGCAATATCATATTGCCAACGCGAAGAAGGAGGGCGTTACCGCCCAGGAGATGGCGGAAATCCTGACCCACGCCGCCTTCTACGCCGGCTGGCCCAACGCCTGGGCGGCCTTCCGCATGGCAAAGGAGGTGTATGAGCATGACTGA
- a CDS encoding flavodoxin, with translation MKRAMSFFLSALLILSLAACGGQAGTQSDDPTDYSMIDLPENSLTADGADSPDEVSPSGDPADQTPTSHPSDGSLEQPVPPENTEQGSSQEQPPVLEQNHTVPSGQTPTVSVPEQPAPEQSAPADDSPKVLIAYFTWAENTVVDDPSAVDVDASTSASVVAPGNAARLAAWIQQEVGGDLHSIVVTDLYSSDYDECLDRAADEKAENARPALSTHVSNFADYDVVFLGFPNWWYTLPMPVLSFVEEYDWSGKTVVPFVTHGTGGLASTIRDLTAALPKDTTVLKEISVSRENVSSAQSAVRDWIGGLEF, from the coding sequence ATGAAGAGAGCAATGTCATTTTTCCTCAGTGCGCTGCTGATCCTCTCATTGGCAGCTTGCGGCGGACAGGCTGGGACCCAATCAGATGATCCCACGGACTACTCCATGATCGACCTTCCGGAAAACAGTTTAACGGCAGATGGCGCCGACTCTCCGGATGAGGTATCCCCAAGCGGTGATCCCGCCGATCAGACACCCACAAGCCACCCCTCTGACGGATCTTTGGAGCAGCCTGTGCCGCCGGAGAATACGGAGCAAGGCAGCTCTCAAGAGCAGCCTCCGGTATTGGAGCAGAATCATACGGTGCCGTCCGGTCAAACGCCGACAGTTTCTGTGCCGGAACAGCCCGCGCCGGAGCAGTCTGCGCCAGCGGATGATTCGCCCAAGGTGCTGATCGCCTACTTTACTTGGGCGGAAAACACCGTAGTGGACGATCCCAGCGCCGTGGATGTTGACGCTTCCACCTCTGCCAGTGTAGTGGCCCCTGGAAATGCCGCAAGACTGGCCGCCTGGATTCAACAGGAGGTGGGCGGCGACCTCCACTCCATTGTGGTCACCGACCTCTATTCCAGTGACTACGACGAGTGCCTGGATAGGGCCGCGGATGAAAAGGCGGAGAACGCCCGGCCGGCCCTCTCCACCCATGTGAGCAATTTTGCTGATTACGACGTTGTGTTCCTGGGTTTCCCCAACTGGTGGTACACCCTGCCCATGCCGGTCCTCAGTTTCGTGGAGGAATATGACTGGTCCGGCAAGACGGTGGTCCCCTTCGTCACCCACGGCACCGGCGGGCTGGCCTCCACCATCCGGGACCTGACCGCCGCGCTGCCCAAGGATACCACGGTTCTGAAGGAGATCAGCGTATCCCGGGAGAATGTGTCCTCTGCCCAGTCCGCTGTTCGGGACTGGATCGGCGGGCTGGAATTTTAA
- a CDS encoding winged helix-turn-helix domain-containing protein yields MEDIIIIRATDPDGTIYQRIRDALGGIPAEEIDLSPHKNAVLDFPGLIIQIKAGVVLRGGISVQLNYGEFSMLCHLARHPGRIFSRDQLYNAVYGEDHFFSNTVPNTICRIRSKNEPDPRHPTYIKTVVGMGYKFVIPEKH; encoded by the coding sequence ATGGAGGACATCATCATAATTCGGGCAACCGATCCGGACGGTACAATCTATCAGCGAATCCGGGATGCACTGGGCGGCATTCCTGCGGAGGAAATTGACCTTTCTCCACACAAGAATGCTGTGCTTGATTTCCCAGGACTCATTATCCAGATCAAGGCCGGTGTCGTACTTCGGGGCGGCATCTCCGTTCAGCTTAATTATGGTGAGTTCTCCATGCTCTGCCACCTGGCCCGGCATCCTGGCCGAATTTTCTCAAGGGATCAACTATATAATGCAGTTTATGGCGAGGATCATTTCTTCAGCAACACCGTTCCCAACACCATCTGCCGGATCAGAAGCAAAAATGAACCAGATCCCAGACACCCCACTTACATCAAAACGGTGGTTGGAATGGGATATAAGTTCGTAATCCCAGAAAAACACTGA
- a CDS encoding DUF4405 domain-containing protein — translation MSKVFVRRGVDILMTAALLGLMAYMLTGQALHEWLGAVELVLFLLHHVLNGGWLRHIHTGRYTPFRVLQTALAALLLACMLGAMASGMVMSRYVFDFLPIQGGMVLAREVHMVCGYWGFILLSAHLGLHWGMVLGLVRKRAGITGRSPVRTAILRLLAAGIAGYGIFAFCKHQMANYLFLRSTFVFFDFEQPPAAFFSEHLAMMGLWTALGHYLSRAALAWTKGSVSGAERMEA, via the coding sequence ATGTCCAAAGTCTTTGTACGCCGCGGGGTAGATATCCTGATGACCGCCGCGCTGCTGGGCCTGATGGCCTACATGCTCACCGGGCAGGCGCTCCATGAGTGGCTGGGTGCCGTGGAACTGGTCCTCTTCCTCCTCCACCATGTCCTCAACGGCGGATGGCTTCGGCACATCCATACCGGACGATACACGCCCTTCCGGGTTTTGCAGACCGCCCTGGCGGCGCTGCTCCTGGCCTGTATGCTGGGGGCTATGGCCAGCGGCATGGTGATGAGCCGGTATGTGTTCGACTTTCTGCCCATTCAGGGCGGGATGGTCCTGGCCCGGGAGGTCCATATGGTCTGCGGCTATTGGGGTTTCATCCTCCTGTCCGCCCACCTGGGGCTGCACTGGGGCATGGTGCTGGGCCTTGTGAGAAAGCGCGCCGGGATCACCGGCCGCTCCCCGGTCCGCACCGCTATTCTGCGGCTGCTGGCGGCGGGGATCGCCGGGTATGGGATCTTTGCCTTTTGCAAGCATCAAATGGCGAACTATCTGTTCCTCCGCAGCACCTTTGTCTTTTTCGATTTTGAACAGCCCCCTGCGGCGTTCTTTTCAGAACACCTGGCCATGATGGGGCTGTGGACGGCCCTGGGCCACTACCTAAGCCGCGCCGCCCTGGCGTGGACCAAAGGCTCCGTTTCCGGGGCAGAGAGAATGGAGGCATAA
- a CDS encoding helix-turn-helix domain-containing protein encodes MKYSGHGNFPSLPNEVFLLGLTPGELAVYSYLRRCEDHKTHQCWPSYKAIGKAVRLSENTVRKYTLLLEERGLISTEPTEVITKAGVKRNGNLRYTLRPVQEWIEEHYNRQLEQLELNTERQRTAKLMQTQKCTV; translated from the coding sequence ATGAAGTACAGTGGTCACGGAAATTTTCCCTCTCTGCCCAACGAAGTGTTCCTCTTGGGGCTGACTCCCGGCGAGCTGGCAGTGTACAGCTACCTGCGGCGGTGTGAAGATCACAAGACCCACCAATGCTGGCCCAGCTATAAAGCCATCGGCAAGGCGGTGAGGCTGAGCGAGAACACGGTGCGCAAGTACACACTGCTGCTGGAGGAACGAGGGCTGATCTCCACGGAGCCTACCGAGGTCATCACCAAGGCTGGGGTAAAGCGCAACGGCAATCTGCGGTATACCCTCCGCCCTGTTCAGGAATGGATAGAGGAGCACTACAACCGACAGCTGGAACAGTTGGAGTTGAATACAGAGCGCCAACGAACTGCGAAACTCATGCAAACACAGAAATGCACCGTGTAG